The DNA window GAGTAGGATTGAGAAACCTTTAAAGGTTTGTTTGCCCCATAAGCAAATATGAGGGGATCCCCTTGTCAAAGAGCCCACGTGTGGCAAAGTTAATCACTTAAGTGTCTGTATATGTATTATGCTTGTAAACCACTGGTTGCTATACACTGACAGTAGCCACTGTTTAATGCAGGATGACTGGAATCCTGATTGGCAGTCAACATCTAGCAGCAAAGTTACGTACTTAGTTCATCAGTTAAAGCAATTACAAGAACATAATATGCTGATTGTGTGCCCTACTGAAAAGAGAGAGGTTATGCCTAatgattttagtttgtcctcTACGTCGAGCTATTACAACACATCCCGAGATCAGGAGGCTTCCCAAAACTCTAGAAATGGATGGTGCCTAAATGACTTGGAGAAAGTTATTGTTTTCTCACAGTTCCTCGAGCATATCCATATAATTGAGCAACAGGTAAATTTGATCAGACATGGACAAATTTCTTTCTTTTAGTTTCTTCAGTTAATGAGATAAATTTTACAAATCACAGCTGAGCATTGCTGGAGTCCAATTTGTTGGAATGTACAGTCCTATGCACTCTGGCAACAAGGTATATTTGATTGCTTTAGGTTTCTATTGATCTAGGACTGCATACTTCTGGTTTTGTGCACTTGCTTAATCACTGTTTTCATTTCAGATGAAATCTTTGGCAACTTTCCAGCATGACCAAAATTGTATGGCTCTCTTGATGGATGGAAGTGCAGCATTAGGTCTTGATTTAAGCTTTGTGACTCATGTCTATCTAATGGAACCTATTTGGGATAGAAGGTACGAGATGAAAGTTCATGTTTTGATTCTTGGCAAGTACCTGTCGATATTTTCATAGTTCTTTGAAACAGCTCTTCCAGATTAATTGTGTCTAATTGCTTCTTATCAAATGCTTAAACCTCTTGTTATTTCGTGATGTCTCCACTTACATGGGTGATGATGGTTTATAAGATAATAAGACCTAGTGCATCTCTACATTGTGTTTTATGTTGACTGGATTTTGTTGCTGTGGAAATTGATCAGTGTGGAGGAGCAGGTTATTAGTCGGGCTCATCGAATGGGTGCAACACGTCCCATTCATGTCGAAACACTGGCAATGAGGGGCACAATTGAAGAGCAAATGCTGAGATTTTTGCAGGTAAATGCATTCCGCACCGTTTTGTCTCCTGAAAGATTGGGTGCTATGGGGTACTATTTAGTGTTAGGAGATGGGCATGCATTTGAAGTAACATAAATTACCTATATCAACTAACTAGTCGAGAGAAGTCTACTTAATTTCACAAACAGTGGAAATATAACAAGCGCCTTTTATCTTCTAATCCCGACCTGTCTAGAATATTCCCTTTACCCATTAGTGCCCTaacaaatttatgtatttactgATAAAAACTAGTGATTTATTATGCTTTCCATGAGGGACACAGATCATCCATGCATTTGGTGTACTGGATTAGGTCTTCCATCTTAATCATTTGAGAACCACCATTTCTGTAACACACAATGCCTACTAATAGTGTGCACTTGATTAGGATGGCAACGAAGGTGAAAAGTTGTTGAAGGAAGAGTTTGGTACAAGTGACCGCTATCTTGATGGGGAACGAACACTTAAAGCATTGCACGATTTTGCTGAAAGCAATTATCTGGCTCACCTCAGTTTTGTCCGTACAAATTCCAGGACAAAGGCATGTGATTAATTTATAGTTTCTGGATTAGTTTGATGTTAGATGTAATTAGTAGCATGATGTCAATGTGCTCCCTCTACAATtagcattttttaaaaaacttctGCAGGCATTGTAGTCAATTGAATCTCATATTGGAATGACTAATTCCATTTTTTGGTATATTACTTGATTCTGAGTATATATTCCATATGGAATCATGCATTTTTGGTGAAGATTGTAGAGTCTCGTGGTAAATTTGCCCCTTGAAGAAGTTATGTCTGTGAGTTGGATTTGAAGTATTAATATTAATGTCCAATGTTGTACATAAACACACTCTACTCATCCATCTTTGTCTGTATAGAAGAGAGAACGTAGAAGAATTGCTTTGCGTCAATATCTTCATAAGATATTATTATGTCTACTCTAATAATTGCATTCGCAAACAAATCACATATATCACGCTACTTAAATTTAGATTATAAACCTAGACGCTTTAATTTTATCTATACAATATTAACAATATACCGGTTTCAATTATAAAAGACGTCTTAGAGAAAAGATATGAGAAAGGCTGAAAATGAACAATAAGAACAAAAATTAGAGTTCGTGTATAAATTGAACAAAATAAATGATAATTCTCTTTCGAGACCACTCCTCTAATGAGGCCAATTACCATCGTTAAACTAAACAATGACTCAATATACATACGACTTtcaaaaaacaaatgaaaagacTAAGGAAATAATTATCataataatgatgataataGTACAATTATTAGTTACTCCACTACACTACCTCTACCATCTtacaaattattattattattattttgataagtAATTGTTGCACTAATCTATGTGAATCAATTGCACCACTTTGAAACAGTTTTGTGTTTAGAACCAAAAAATCCATAAAGGAATCATGTATTGATGAATCAAAAAATCGAATATACTGTATTTACTGacacaaaagataaaaatataagaaattaagATCAAGATAAATTATATAGCATGTAATAATCGTTTATAATCATGTTCCACACTTGCTATACAtacaattatttttcatttcttttttgatctttcttcttcacaatgGTACAATATTCTGCCTCTAAAAAAATCTCcgcaaattatattttaaggAAACCCATTAAACAacttgaaaaagaaaataaaaaaatcatctcAAATAATATCCTTAAATCTTAGCATTCATAATTattttaggaaaaaaaaatgatactccctaaACATTAATCAAAATAGATATTGAAACGAAGATGAGTAAGGTCGTacgtataaataaaataatattatatataaatgaaaattcaaaaaaataataatgaagATCTATATTGGCATGTTGTTACCACAATAATAATATAATGGTGGAAGAGACAAATACTCGTATGTAGCCCAAAGGGGCAAATAGTTCCATTAATTTATTCCAATTCAAGATCCTTtccattattttaaaaaatcaaatccaaGCAAAAGCGAGGGAGGAAAATACTAAACAAAATCAACATACAAAATCATCAAGATTCTTAATCATGTCCTGTTCTTCTTCATATCTTCCAATATCTCTCTTCCTAattcatatgtatatatatatatatatatatatatatatatatatatatatatatatattgtgcatCATTCATTCCTCTCCACATCAGCATTGCATTCAAATCAAATATGAATGGATTAGGAGCAGAAACGCAGTTTCATGTGCTTGCTGTTGATGATAGCATCATTGATAGAAAATTGATTGAGAGGCTTCTCAAAACCTCCTCTTATCAAGGTCAGTTAAATCAATTTTTCtatctatttttcttttcaatttttcaatgCTCATATTTGTATTTCATCATATGCAGTTACTGCTGTGGAATCCGGAGTTAAGGCTCTCGAATTCCTAGGATTGGTTGGCGATGAAgaattttcaaattcaaattcgaaGTGCCAAAGTGTTGAAGTGAATCTGATCATCACAGACTACAGCATGCCAGCAATAACCGGCTACGATCTCCTTCGGAAAATTAAGAAATCGACGTCGTTGAGAGACATTCCGGTGGTGATAATGTCATCGGAAAATGTTCCGTCGAGAATCAACAGCTGCTTGGAGCATGGAGCGGAGGAATTCTTCCTCAAACCAGTGAGACAATCTGATGTGAACAAGCTCAGGCCACATTTGATGAGAGGCCAAAAAAATGTCCCAAATCTGAACAAGAGAAAGCCTGTTGAAGAATGCCTCTCGCCTGATCGGATAAGAGCAAAATTGAATCATGATTTGGAatgattttttctttttctttttttttagaatttttagtATCAAAATTTTGGGTTAATTGGTTTATTGACAAAGGTAGAAACTACTATACAcatatttgtttaatttatgtGTAAATATAATTACTGGTCGTTTTGTGTTGTTGATTATGCTTTGCCAGTTTTCGTTTTCTTGTCTTTATTTGATATGCCTAATTTTATTGAAGAGTAGAATAAATTTGTGGGAAGATTCCATGGATTTTGAGTTTGAGGAAAcaatttgaaataatttttgTAAGGCAATATCCAATTCGAAAATCTTGTTTAATCTGATTCGATGAATTTTAACTCTGAGAATTCTTTGGAATAAAAAAGTTTAAGGCGACATcgatttgaaaaatattaagGCAACTCAACTATTAGCCTTTTTGAAGATATAGTGAAACGACGAAAAACCAAACTCTAATATTTTAGTTTAGCTATTTCGAACAAcctataaatatttttttatttatatacaaaTAACCTACATATTATTCCTTGTTTTTTTACTGATGTAGTTGGTTGTACTTCAAGTATTCAACTAGTAGAGAATAGAAATTTATGTTATAAATAAAGTGAAACAAATCATCAACACAATCCCAATTATTGATTTTGTGAGGATTTGGCGATTATTTATTAGAGATTTGAAGAATAAAGATCAACTACTTAACCATGGTTTCTTCCCCTCAACTTGTGGGTCGGTgacaaattttattaattaacctTTTTTAAGTAGTGGCCTGAGGGTTGTCATTGCCTGTCGATGTGGAATACATATTATTAAAGGAATCTTCCATTGCCTAAATATTAAGTATGGTTATTTTCTATATcgagggaaaaaaaataaaatactattttcAAGTGATATGAATGAACATTAGAATGGCtttgtattattatttattcaagTCTTATTATGTGTTCCTCGTTATCTATTTTAATTTGTCATTGTCTATTATTAGTTGCGAcatgaaatcaaactaaatcACCTTATCCGTAAATTCAAATATCATATGGTTTAATTTGTTGACCATGTAACAGTACCTCTAACAACTAATACACtattaatagtagtagtttAAATTTAAGCCCCACCGTTGTTGACTATCTATGGCATTTGATGCAGCTAATTGTATCCTCAAAACTGTGTATGTACAAAGAGGGTGGGCTACGCGTTAGAATTTAGAATTATTTATTCATCATGCTTTATTATAGATTTGAAGAATAAAGATcaagtgatggggtacggaataaacaagcccaatagcagtgacggcccatcagcccaaagaccaaggaagagtatcagttcggcattaccaaagagctcggcctcagcctacagctcggtaaaagccaaccaatcaagctctgctctcaggtcggcatcaagctctactctcagatcggcaaccaaagcagttcggtctcagtattcgaccgaacaaggagttagtggacccatacaggatttccacaacttccaacacacccactaccacgtggtgtcaactcaggccacgatcgtaggccatgacctacgctacatccacgatcttaggccatgacctacacgacatccacgacttagggtggtgatgcaagccacgatcttagttcaatatataaatagaacttagatctgatagacgggggttaagctctctagagataaaatatcatatagcaagtctgtgttgtaagctgtaatcccagatcaagcaatacaatcttgccctcccttcttcccgtggacgtagatttacctcagtaaatcgaaccacgtaaatctctgtgtcgtgatctgtattttcctgcattcatcaccatcaaaaattcgccgaaccatcactggcgccgtctgtgggaaacgaagaaccaaatttgtgataaagcgaatttttgaccctttttccaccccaaaaaaatgcataccagatcacataacacccataataccgttcgtgataaccgtgaggaagctagtccagctcgcaggtctgaaaaacggcctcgggagacatctacctccggttctcacgaagaaggaacaagccactccaggagagatcgcaccgagtcttcccagcagcccgatttaaatgaagctgtcaagctgttcttggccgagaagcaggaggagttcttaaccttcctgcagaagagccaacagccggagaagacaacggcggattctccctcctcatccagacatgaaagtcactaccgcagtagtgacgtgtcttccaggagaaagaatcctcaaccccgacatgttcctgttcctcctcggtaccggaaccacaggagaactccatctcctccgtaccaaagagatgtcgggttcgccatgtacggagcattgaagactccgttctcggacgatatcacccgaactccccttccacagaactaccgaactccgtcgatgacttatgacgggttggtggatcctcatgacttcctgggacgctatcagtataatatggcgaaccagggtctcaatgaggtccatatgtgcaagctgttccccgagctgcttatcgggaacgcgagaaggtggttcgatagcctcccccaaggcagcattagatcttaccgagatctaatggatgctttccacaggaggttctttcagaaagcggaagcccgaatcacttcggctcagctgctttctatacgtcaaggtcgcgacgaaaagatcagcgactttatgacgaggttccacaaggaatgcctacaagtagattatctcaatgatctacttgtcatttcggcgttccaaaatggaatcctgcccggagctctctacagaaagctcgtggaatgcagtccgcaaacagctcaagagatgtgggacattgcggacaagttttctcgtgccgatgaggcagaccgtcgaaaacggtctttagacagctcatctagagaagacaaaaagaagcccgatcatagcgatcagaggcttcctcgccgaacaccttccccaccaaaggagggatagcggtcatccgaggtgatcgaaaaagagcaagtgtgttcacagattgcgcttaaaagtgccgagcaatcagatcggcaccatcaagcatagcaatcacagcagccggagtcagaggcaggcgaaatgaccgaagtcacaccggagccaaactcgatggtgtacggcactgaagccgtgattccggttgagatcggcatacccagtccccgaactctaaatttctcagcagaaatgaatgacgacggactgagagccgagctagatcttgccgaagaaagaagagaattggcatgcataaaagcagccaagtacaaggagcaagtagcccggtattacgaccaaagggtgaagaagctgcaatttcaagtgggagatctcgtcttgagaaacaacgaagtaagccgagcagaaaagctgggcaagctcgaacccacatgggaaggtccgtatcgggtgtcagaagtcctcggcaaagggtcttacaaattggctcacatgtcaggagaacaggtaccccgaacatggcacatttccaacctcaagaagttccatttgtaagagacagtccggtcagtcagtcttgagtcctgttcggtcaatgtgctttctttggtttgcttggtctttgtttgtctctgtgcgttttgtctgtgtgttttgtctgtctctgtgcgtgtcgtctcttacaaatgttactgaggtatcttgttcttcgaaggctgatccccttcttagaacatatacaagccaacgattgtgagtcaaagcttctaaagaggatacaagaccacaattcagcttaaacaagcagttcgtctgaaacgaactgcaataagccaacgattgtgaagtccaagcttctaaagaggatacaagaccacaattcagcttaagaatcaagcacttcgtctgaaacgaactgcaacaaaagtccgattcacgcgataaaacttgcctgaattaggacaagggaaagtccgatccacgcgataaaactcgccgaattaggacaagggaaagtccgatccccaaattaggacaacggaaagtccgatccgagcgataaaactcgccaaattaggacacaaaccaagtccggtcaaagatgtttatttcatcagaccaaagacgagtccggtcaaagatgtttatttcatcagaccaaagacgagtccggtcaaagatatttatttcatcagaccaaagacgagtccggtcaaagatgtttatttcatcagaccaaagacgagtccggtccaagaagtttatttcataagaccgaggacaagtacgatgaaattttttcgctaagctgtaaatacacagtgttagaagcgaaaacaaaatttcatttttcaaatcttgttcggcacacaactccgctaccctacgagatggcgttacgctattacaaaggactattctactgtcctgggttgctaaagttgagccatctattcacaaaatcctcgtgaagctgagttcgggcgttccaggcagctgcagaataagcaggtcgacgagatgctctaatcgacctgccacctcttctctgagcccgggaagccctagcacctcggcggcgaagagtctcttcacgaagcatttgccgatcttgctcactcataaccacagctcctctgcgaacttcagtccgtcctcgacttaacgtctctggttgtccctgagttcgttgctgacttggagtagggttttgagcaagtgaatcagaggtttgagctggagtactagcatctgttggcgggaaatgcctgaggaatctctcaattagggacgccgggaaagaactatgtcgtaccgagaagcccagcgccgcaatgatttcacgacttgttggcaagccgagctctccagcgcattgttcctccggagtacattatattcctcccacagttcgtcaactcgttcctgaacttcagagatggtcattcccccgcgcctgcagatgaaatcctcatacgcagtcctctcagcgacggcagtgttcagctcggcctccagatccttcttttcggactctaagtccttattatcggcctccagcttcattgaacgagccaagagttcgtcattcttcatctggtcagctatagctcttttctcagcttcgtctaaagccgaagagtacagccgcttccagtgaagtacctccagctccttgagagttaagaatacaaagcagctacgtcagttcggcatttcagcttaccgagcaggtagtaaaccacaacaggagtaagagagtacgaaaagctatacgaagacacaagggtagacagaagaattttttcatacataaggaaaaaattttttacaaggagggcttcaaggccatctTACAAGAAGGAATAAACTAAACtaggagaagggagacgaaatcatactccgctagcttcgtctccggctcctcggtgaggttcagcttccttctccttgtctgcctcagcttcagcctcggcctccttgctccccccagcctgctcggcgcccccatagccgatctgctgcgcctcctgctcggcctgctcatcacCGACCAGCTgctcaagctgctcggtctcaccctctccgtggaaaattggagcgggtgaaactgaccctatggaggcaaagatagcctccatgttctcatcgcggtcagctcggcaactacgaacttggtctgcagaaagcaggaccgaggacgaagcaagctcctcaagcaccggcagactctgaagccgagctgctatctctcggccgtacagcggcaggatgacttcgggaccctgctcggctttatcggtcatcagtttcagcagatcaccgacaaaggctgaaaattggttgctcagaaagagtttctccgcgaaagcacggagaacctccccttgggcaaccacggcggcagcatccctccgtttcgtctgctctcgctggatgacgagctggtttttggcaaactgagcttcatcctgggccgaaatcctagcagctctggctttctcaaagtttgcctcagcctgctcggcccggtgacaagcagccgccaacttcctctgcatctcagcatagtcgttggacgctttggagagttcgacggcgacgagcttggagagcatatcgttcctctgaaaatggaaaaaacaaaaagtcaacagaggggccacaaaaaatacaggaaaaaagcaaggccagaaaatcaagaagagaattcacctcggcgaagtccgtgggccataaaaagggctcacagatatgttccgaaggaggcgccaagaccacgtctttctctggcgctctcgggggtttctgggtcttccccttcctacttgccgaagtcgactccggcttctttggatccgaagaggtcttttgcctcttcggattcttctcggcatcaggcgccgagctggtagccttctctttctccggctccttaagctcggaggatttgcggctaatcttattcagcatgtacactgccaaaaagcaagaaagcaaggttagttttcgccgctaaagcagtaaagcataaaaaagaaatcctcaccctcagtttcttcgtccgaagacgagatattgaacacgaggtcgcccttgacgagctcagtttccgagtactgtttcctaatcataggaatcttattgagctcgccctcgagctcggccaacggttctaaccgaggatggggaatcacggacttcggccctctccaaggaaagcccggagccgaagtcctattataaaaaaagaaacggttttgccatttcggccacttggttttgcagaaggccctaaaaggctgtaaggggatcaagtaaaaccaagatcctttccttttaaactggaaaaaattaaggattgcccgcagagacagatccttatctagcctacggagttcggcagcaaaagccgacaagtgcctccacgaattcggagtcacctgacctaaagggagttgaaaaaaatcaagaagctctacaaaaggtgggggaagagggaaacgaagcccgcattctaagcaggcttcgtaaacggtggcataaccctccggcgggtcgttagccctatgatcatcgtcgggaaccaccgccttccccccgggaagaagatatttttcgtgtagagatatcacggtgtccttactcaagacgctgtgaaagtattctacagtcttctccccggactctttccggctagaagaccccttgccccctttcctaccgctacctaactctgaagaagaagaagaagacatggttcttactctttgcaaaatctgaagaaattctgaagaaattcttgaaagcggaaggaaatttttacgcaaaagagacagagtgcagaagaagcaatagcaaaagtgttcaactgatgaagaaaggacgtatttatcagattcggagaagatttcaaaatcatcgcaccgtttcgaatcccaccttttcaggattcaacggccggattttactgtcgcatttaatgcagtcacgcgcaaggcacgtcccctgacgtcagcctcccccgtacctttatccagaatgccgaagtgactcgcttcgccgaagtgattcacttcgcttttcggggggggtagtgatggggtacggaataaacaagcccaatagcagtgacggcccatcagcccaaagaccaaggaagagtatcagttcggcattaccaaagagctcggcctcagcctacagctcggtaaaagccaaccaatcaagctctgctctcaggtcggcatcaagctctactctcagatcggcaaccaaagcagttcggtctcagtattcgaccgaacaaggagttagtggacccatacaggatttccacaacttccaacacacccactaccacgtggtgtcaactcaggccacgatcgtaggccatgacctacgctacatccacgatcttaggccatgacctacacgacatccacgacttagggtggtgatgcaagccacgatcttagttcaatatataaatagaacttagatctgatagacgggggttaagctctctagagataaaatatcatatagcaagtctgtgttgtaagctgtaatcccagatcaagcaatacaatcttgccctcccttcttcccgtggacgtagatttacctcagtaaatcgaaccacgtaaatctctgtgtcgtgatctgtattttcctgcattcatcaccatcaaaaattcgccgaacCATCAACTACTTAACCATGGTTTCTTCCCCTCAACTTGTGGGTCGGTgacaaattttattaattaacctTTTTTAAGTAGTGGCCTGAGGGTTGTCATTGCCTGTCGATGTGGAATACATATTATTAAAGGAATCTTCCATTGCCTAAATATTAAGTATGGTCATTTTCTATATCgagggaaaaaaaaataaaatactattttcAAGTGATATGAATGAACATTAGAATGGCtttgtattattatttattcaagTCTTATTATGTGTTCCTCGTTATCTATTTTAATTTGTCATTGTCTATTATTAGTTGCGAcatgaaatcaaactaaatcACCTTATCCGTAAATTCAAATATCATATGGTTTAATTTGTTGACCATGTAACAGTACCTCTAACAACTAATACACtattaatagtagtagtttAAATTTAAGCCCCACCGTTGTTGACTATCTATGGCATTTGATGCAGCTAATTGTATCCTCAAAACTGTGTATGTACAAAGAGGGTGGGCTACGCGTTAGAATTTAGAATTATTTATTCATCATGCTTTATTATAGATTTGAAGAATAAAGATcaagtgatggggtacggaataaacaagcccaatagcagtgacggcccatcagcccaaagaccaaggaagagtatcagttcggcattaccaaagagctcggcctcagcctacagctcggtaaaagccaaccaatcaagctctgctctcaggtcggcatcaagctctactctcagatcggcaaccaaagcagttcggtctcagtat is part of the Salvia splendens isolate huo1 chromosome 6, SspV2, whole genome shotgun sequence genome and encodes:
- the LOC121809079 gene encoding two-component response regulator ARR9-like, whose product is IPLHISIAFKSNMNGLGAETQFHVLAVDDSIIDRKLIERLLKTSSYQVTAVESGVKALEFLGLVGDEEFSNSNSKCQSVEVNLIITDYSMPAITGYDLLRKIKKSTSLRDIPVVIMSSENVPSRINSCLEHGAEEFFLKPVRQSDVNKLRPHLMRGQKNVPNLNKRKPVEECLSPDRIRAKLNHDLE